ataaacatcagTGAAGAACACGTTCATAtcaaaagaaaagtcaaaagatTATGTACAATGTGAAAATAGAAACTACTTCCAATGTTGATagttaaataaatcattttaggAAGACTCTGAAAATCAGCCAGCTCATTTCAAActgcaaaatggaagaaatttttaaaatgtggacTATTTTCATACTCTGCCCTTCTGCTCAAGTCATTAGTGTGGAAGTCAAAGCTGTTGTTTGCATGCAAGTGTTTCCACTTGCCACCGAGACCATACTTGTGGCTCCACAGCACTGCTTGCTTGCAGTCATGTGTTTAAGTGTGTGTAGTTTCACTTTTACCGCATGAATCATGTCCTCAGGGAACTGCAGAAATGCCCTTCCGTCATCACTGCTCAGATCTGTGGTGTCAAAACGAGAAACGGGTTTAATCTGGTGCCAGCTTCTCAGCCCCGTAAAGCACCAGTACCTCCAGAGATGGGAGCAGATTGCATGCAGCCGTCTTGGCACCTCATCCCTTCAGTTTATGCTTGCTGAAGAGTTTGTAAACTTGACTCGCACAGAAGTCCGAGGTGCATTTTGGAACCCTTACAGCTTATTACCGGAGTttcattttggttattttgGGCTGGGAGCCAAATGAAAGTCCTCTGCCTCAGTTTCATGAGGAAACACTCACGCATTGCCTCTTAGTCCCGGACTAGTGATGAAACACACCATGGCTCCTCCTCTCAGCTTTATTAGCATGGGGAAACCTTCAGCATAAAACTCCATGCTCCGTCCTGGTAATGAGATCAGGAATTCTGTCAGTGCCTTTTCTGACCTTGGTGCTGTTTGCATCCTCACCTCTGGCTGCCCGAAGACAAGCATCATGGAAGCACCAAACTTGCTGGAGAATGGAAATATtccacagaaaaggaaatgtccGTGCTGCAAAGTGGCTTTATATACttcaatatttgttttgattGCACTCTCAGTAGTCTTCTGTTTGGTCCTTCACAAACAGGTAAGGATAAATTTCTGACTCTGGACTATACAACACGCATATACTCCTAATGGTTAATACTGCTGTGTTTATACTATCATCTAACTGCAAACTAgtcattctttctctcttggaGACTGCTAACTCTTTTGCCTTCCAAGTTTTATCTAATAACATTTGACCCAGTTCCTTGGGAAAACatcttcagcattttgcttttatttccataagATTCAAAAACccaagtttttatttaattctcttttatgTCCTCTCCTGCATCAGTGATGTACACTTTCCTAATGTGATGTGGACTGATGATGCTCTGTCAGGACAAGACGCTGAGGAGTCCTGGTCTTTCACCAGGCACAAAGCCTTTCCACTCTATTTTGCCAAGTGCTAATACAGTCTTGCATAAGTAGCAGTTACTGAGTCATGTTGTCTTCTGGATTTCATTagctaatttcattttttttttccttttctctatcTGCATGTactgtaacaaaaagaaatacaagggACAGCCAAGTCATTAGTGTGCTGAAGTCCAGCTTTTTACTTGCTGCTTTCCAAACTGAATTAGTTTCTGGGAGGATCCAAGGCATGTTTTTAATATCCCACTGTGATGTAGCTCCCTCCAATTCCAGTCCTGGGGAGAAAATGGACAAGGAAAAAGCCCCCTTCTGTTAGGAGGCAGGATGGCTTGTTCTCATGGTCTTGAGAATCATCTAACCTTCTTGTGATATAATGACTCCAAGGACCCCTCAGAGAACTGACTCTGCAAAGCACTGattgcttttataaaatatgaaaactgcTCAATTCCCACAAGAGAGAAACCTGAATGCACCTTACAGCACTATCTagcagacaattaaaaaaaaatagaaagaagaaattgttttggtACTTTTAGCCCCCATCCTACAGCCTTCCCTATCTATTTCACAGCTGTGAAGCAGCAGGTCCATGACCTGCAGTCACAACTGCATCCTTCTGATGGCACTGAGCACCCAGACAGACACAGCATTTCCCACATCCCTCTCACACTCTGCTTTATACGATCTTGCAGAAAGACAGTTCCTTTAGCAAGTGAAAGAACTGTCCTTAATCCCATCGGTTTATGTTAACTGGAGAGAGACAGGAGCAAGTAACGAAAGCCTTTCCCTGCAAGGAACCAATACCCTCCCCAGCACGCAGGACAGCAACCTCCTAAGGAGTAGACGAGGTCCTGTTTCGGCAGCGAGCGTAAACATTTCAGAGCTCGCAGCCCGCAAGATGTGAGAGGCAATTGGGTGCCTACGCCTGTAACTTGATCTCAAGTCTGCTCTTTTGGGTCCCTGACCAGACAGCGAACAAAACTTCAAAACTGCTCTCTGGGAAGAGCATGACCTCCATAAGCAAACACCGAGCCATGAGTCACAGGAATGTACTGAAATCTCTCACGCCTGTCAGTTTACCACTCGTGCTCGCACAGAGACTCCTCCTTCCCTGGGCTGGAAGGGCATCGGAAAGCCGCCCTGGCTAGGGGTCCAGAAAGCCCTGTGCCTGTCGCCCCGAGCTAAGCACGGTGTAGTGGTTAAAGAGAGGTAGGCTTAAAAGTCAGCAGCTGTCCTCCCCATCCTGCACATAGGTACACTCTTGATGGCAACGAAGCCCTCAGGGCACTCCGACGCAGTGGAGCCCTTGCAAGGTGTCCGCTGTCAGCaagcctctgctgctccccaagcacagcaggaaagcagcatcTGCGCTACAGCACTGGCTGGCCTGCCAAAGCACCAATTCCGGAATAAACGATTTCAAGTTGCAATGCACAAGAAGGAATGATTCATGGTTTTTATGAGGGTGAATTAGCACAACGTTGTAAAGCTCCCCACGCGTGTGGCTTTGAGTCCATATCTACAGCGATACCATTTGTGACAGCCATTTGTGAGAGCTGAGTCCAGCCATGAAATGAAAGTCCTGGCACTCGAGACATGCGCAGACCTCCTCCAGGCACTGCTAATGGTTGtcttctttattttgtaaaaataccaCCAAAGTGGATATGAAAAAAGCTGatcttttttaaacacttaaaacttTGTCAGAgaacaactgtatttttcataacaAATCATTGTTTGCATTTGAAAGCAATGACTGTAATTACAGATAAAAAGGTTATTTCCCTTCCTGGGGAATGCTTTTATGCACTTGCGATGATGATGCTGCTCACTGACAGATGGAAAAGTCTCAGCAGAAAACACTGACCAAGCCTTGCTTCTTTCCACAGCCACCAGAGACGTGCTGGGCACATGGATTTTGTGAGTATGGAGAtaacagagctgctttctggttttgtcaGACTTTTGCTGGGACAAAGATTACTGCCTCTCAGTATCATCTCACAGTCCCTATGCCTGCTCTcacctgctctgcagaaaggtgTAAATTCTGACCACAGAAATACAGAGCCCATAGGACACGCGGGCCATGACAAACAGATATCCTCAGCTCTGCACCTAGGGCTGCCAGCCAGCAACCCTGTCTCGGCCAGAATCAGCCAAGCTCACTTCTGAAAACAGCCCATAAAATCAGCGTCACAGGGTCAGAATTGTTGCTACCCAGCGTCAGTAGTCAGTTCCTTAGGCTCAAGCAAGGGCAGTCCTACAGAAACAGCCAGTGTACCAGCACAGAGCCTCACGGAGATTTCATCAAATCAGCGAAACACTTTGGCATGCATTAATCTAACCAGACAGGATCCCCCAGACAGAGGCAGTGGCTGCAGGTACCACTGGGGCTGGGTATCCCTGTTACCTGCTATTGGATCCACCCTGTATCGAGAGCCTGCTGCATGAAGTACTGCAGAAATATGTGCCTTGTGCTATGCCCAGTCAACCTGGCCGTGTGTTCCCACTTCGTCACCCAGACTGCGAGGCGTATGACAACTGCCACCCGTCCTGAGCTTTACTGCTGGTGGGACACGTTCATTCAAAGCAGAGAAGGGGGCAAAATctgggaatcacagaatcacagactggttgaggttggaggggacccctggaggtcatctagtccaacgcCCCttgccaagcagggtcacctgtAGAGCATGTTGAACAGGATCATGTCCAGACAGGTTTTTAATATCTCCAgagatggagactccacagcctctctggacaacctgttccagtgctctgtcagcTTCACAGCAAAGTTTTTCCTCGTATGCAGACAGAAAAACCCACAGGCTCAGCTCTCATGAAAGACTCAGCTACAGCAGCCAGTGAGCAGAAGATTACTGTAACCCTCATCATCCTCAGATCCAGCTGCAGTTCTGCCCATGAATTAGTTCTCATTAGGGACCAGCTCAGACCCAGCCCTCAGAAAGGTTCCCTTTCTCTAAGGAGCTTTGAGCAGCTCACCTGCAATGGCAGGGAGCCCTTGCAAGCCACCCATGGCCCCGGGGGTCCTTCAGAGCTTCTCTCAGCAGATTGAGACCTGTTCCTAGCACTTCTGAGTTAGTAAGCTGAAAAAGATCCGtaataacagtaacaacaaTCATCAtctaaagaaaatgtcagaaaggGAGTGGGGAACAAGATGTGGCCACAGGAGATAGTAACAAAATGTGCACGTACAGAACAAGGCTGTCCTTAAACACAATTAATCACCATTcctgttttgtctgtgttttcctCAGTATTGAACTATTCTACATCCACCAACAAAGCTACCATGATCTGGGAGTGGAACTTAAAGCACTGCGATGATTTGGTGCAGCAGAACCGCAAACACCTGATAATCAAGAAGAATGGCAACTACTTCATTTACGCTCAGATCAGCCGCCAAAAGAACGTGACAGAGCTTTTTACAGTGGAGCTGTACAAAGAGCCAAACATCAGTCTCAACAAGGCTGTGGGACCAAAGGCAGGGGATGAAAAGGGCATGGTAAATTTTGGTAGACCTTTCTACCTGCAGAAGGGAGATACGCTGTACTGTGAGGCAAATATCGGTCCTGAAGCTATTACGATGGGGACTGACACATATTGGGGCCTATATAAAATATAGCAGGATTCTGTTCTGAGTCAGCTCCTCCCTTACACCCTCCAGGAAACCTTAGGGCACTTATCGTCATGGATGAGGAGCGTGCAATTTCTCTTTGTATGAAATTCAGTTTGCTCGAGTGCATGCCGTAATAGGCTGGTATCCTGCAGTGACAGagtaagcttaaaaaaaaggggggggggagcaaaCTTTGGTAATAATGGATGGCACCTGATCACCACAAAGTACGAGAGAAAGACGCTTCTGGGATGAAGAGTCTTTGATGCACTGCAGGATTGACCCTGAGGTCCTGGAAAGACAAGTCACTATATTCAATCTGTTCTGAGCTGGGAGGagctctgctttgcagctggttGCATTTCAGAGCTGGGTAGACGTTGGTACCTTGGGTCCCTTCTAATGAAAGGTGCCATGTAAAACTAAGGTATTCTATATGATTCCTGCACAACCTGCCCATAAATGATGCATATAGAGTGGGGGGGTGAAGCAGTTCAGAGACAGTCTGTGATGAAAGGAAAGCTTCTCCACCCCACCTGCAGCTTTGCCCTCTCTATGCTACTGGCAAGGAAAACACCACGTTGGAGCTTCCTAAGGGAAGTTCCACATTGGAACTTCCTAAGGGAAAcacagccccaggcaggcagagctgtggcacGCTGCACAATGCACGCACAGCCAGGCCGGTGCTGCAGTGGGGGAGGTGGGaaacatgagccagcagggGAGCAGCACGGCCTTCACCTGCTTGGGGAGCTGAGACGCTGCTCGCTTCAAGGCCTTGACTATCTATGGCACTTGCTGGGACGAACACCAAATCACCTGCGCATCACAGGAAGGTCTCAAAGCCTTAGCAAAGGCAAAGTGCTCCTGGAAGACCAGTCTGCTGTGGCCACGTGGTGGTCCAGCTGCCCCATGGCGTAGTTCCTCTCCCTTGCCTGGGCTCTTCTGGGAGCTAGGTGCTTTGCTTTCCTGCCAGTTGCACCTCTGTGTGTGAAACTCCTCTGCCGTGCCTCAGAGCACATCCCAGCCTTACGGATGGAGTTGcatgggaaagcaaagcaactGAGAAGCtgactggaaataaataatcacTTAGGGTGCTTGGGGTGGGTCGGGGCAGCTAGTGCTGCTGGTAGCTCTTACAATTTTATATtctatgtattttaattctaaaGAACCAAGAGCCAACCTTTCACAGAGATTTCTCCAGTCTCGTGTTTTGTTTCGTGCAATCTGTTACTGATGAAAATGTTACTCTTGTTCTTACTTTGCTTGGTTTATTTCcctcagtttaaaataaaaaaatcttacaaaccGCAAGTATATCTCACTCCTTTGATACGGACCGAGAAGATAACTGACTGACGCATTTCTCTACCCCTCATCTACTTTCACTGAACTGCCTCTTCTGCTCCGAGCGGCTGGCGGTATGAGCACGGAGTAAGAGTATTTTGAGCTGCACAGTCCCAGGGCAGCATCGGATGTGGTCCTGAGCCCTGCACGCAGGGGAGCTGCCTGTGGCTCAGCCCCATGGGAACGGGGAGGAGGGGAGGTCTGTACCCAGGGCAGCCCGCGCACATAGGGGCACAAAGGCAGGCGGCAGAGGCAAGCAATACGGCTTCAGCATTTGGCAGAAGCTGTCGTGGGAAGACACCCCCCCAGTTACTTTGTGAGACACAAAGCAAGTCCAAAAGCCCCCACTGGGGGTGAAAGACTCCTCACTGAAAGTCAAACCAACAAAATCACAGACCCTGCAATACCCCAGCCAGAAGATCTGGCTCCGACACCCAGGCaaggataaaaatgaaagacagatgCAGAAATGCCCTCTGAAAGAAACTGCCTGGAGGCCTCCTTGTCCCGTGGGGTGTTTTCAACATGCCCATCAGCAGGttgctcacagcagagctgcaggatggTCTCGGCATCCCCCTCCCATCAGCGTGTCATCATTAAGTCTTGTGTCCCTGCCCTACGCTTCAGAAATGAGTGGGGAAATCtctctgttctctctttcttctttgagaAGAAGAGC
This Cygnus olor isolate bCygOlo1 chromosome 8, bCygOlo1.pri.v2, whole genome shotgun sequence DNA region includes the following protein-coding sequences:
- the LOC121074220 gene encoding uncharacterized protein LOC121074220: MLRPGNEIRNSVSAFSDLGAVCILTSGCPKTSIMEAPNLLENGNIPQKRKCPCCKVALYTSIFVLIALSVVFCLVLHKQPPETCWAHGFLLNYSTSTNKATMIWEWNLKHCDDLVQQNRKHLIIKKNGNYFIYAQISRQKNVTELFTVELYKEPNISLNKAVGPKAGDEKGMVNFGRPFYLQKGDTLYCEANIGPEAITMGTDTYWGLYKI